Proteins found in one Arachis stenosperma cultivar V10309 chromosome 8, arast.V10309.gnm1.PFL2, whole genome shotgun sequence genomic segment:
- the LOC130944089 gene encoding protein POLLEN DEFECTIVE IN GUIDANCE 1-like isoform X2 — MQNGNSLRSTTTLGNEKERERVYDTIFRLPWRCELLIDVGCFVCFNSFLSLLTIMPTRIIMTAWKLLKTRQFKRLSAMKLLDFGCFLIMSCGVILLQQTDISLIYHMIRGQGTIKLYVVYNVLEEAQNLYARRDVEK, encoded by the exons ATGCAAAATGGAAATTCTTTACGGAGTACAACAACACTTGGAAATGAAAAAGAACGAGAGAGAGTCTATGACACTATCTTTCGCTTGCCATGGAGATGCGAATTG CTTATTGATGTTGGCTGCTTTGTTTGCTTCAATTCATTTCTTTCATTATTAACTATCATGCCAACAAGAATCATCATGACCGCTTGGAAGCTTCTAAAGACAAG GCAGTTCAAGAGGTTGTCTGCTATGAAATTATTAGATTTTGGCTGCTTTCTTATTATGAGTTGTGGAGTCATTCTTCTGCAACAGACAG ATATCAGCTTAATATATCATATGATCCGTGGTCAAGGAACAATCAAATTATATGTGGTCTACAATGTTTTAGAG GAAGCTCAAAATTTATATGCAAGAAGGGATGTGGAAAAATAA
- the LOC130944089 gene encoding protein POLLEN DEFECTIVE IN GUIDANCE 1-like isoform X3, translating to MQNGNSLRSTTTLGNEKERERVYDTIFRLPWRCELLIDVGCFVCFNSFLSLLTIMPTRIIMTAWKLLKTRQFKRLSAMKLLDFGCFLIMSCGVILLQQTDISLIYHMIRGQGTIKLYVVYNVLEMNVHVRKMLA from the exons ATGCAAAATGGAAATTCTTTACGGAGTACAACAACACTTGGAAATGAAAAAGAACGAGAGAGAGTCTATGACACTATCTTTCGCTTGCCATGGAGATGCGAATTG CTTATTGATGTTGGCTGCTTTGTTTGCTTCAATTCATTTCTTTCATTATTAACTATCATGCCAACAAGAATCATCATGACCGCTTGGAAGCTTCTAAAGACAAG GCAGTTCAAGAGGTTGTCTGCTATGAAATTATTAGATTTTGGCTGCTTTCTTATTATGAGTTGTGGAGTCATTCTTCTGCAACAGACAG ATATCAGCTTAATATATCATATGATCCGTGGTCAAGGAACAATCAAATTATATGTGGTCTACAATGTTTTAGAG ATGAATGTTCATGTGAGAAAGATGTTGGCTTGA
- the LOC130944089 gene encoding protein POLLEN DEFECTIVE IN GUIDANCE 1-like isoform X1 gives MQNGNSLRSTTTLGNEKERERVYDTIFRLPWRCELLIDVGCFVCFNSFLSLLTIMPTRIIMTAWKLLKTRQFKRLSAMKLLDFGCFLIMSCGVILLQQTDISLIYHMIRGQGTIKLYVVYNVLEVSIFVIHKSRLQGISSSPYVDSYCQFSIKMNVHVRKMLA, from the exons ATGCAAAATGGAAATTCTTTACGGAGTACAACAACACTTGGAAATGAAAAAGAACGAGAGAGAGTCTATGACACTATCTTTCGCTTGCCATGGAGATGCGAATTG CTTATTGATGTTGGCTGCTTTGTTTGCTTCAATTCATTTCTTTCATTATTAACTATCATGCCAACAAGAATCATCATGACCGCTTGGAAGCTTCTAAAGACAAG GCAGTTCAAGAGGTTGTCTGCTATGAAATTATTAGATTTTGGCTGCTTTCTTATTATGAGTTGTGGAGTCATTCTTCTGCAACAGACAG ATATCAGCTTAATATATCATATGATCCGTGGTCAAGGAACAATCAAATTATATGTGGTCTACAATGTTTTAGAGGTGAGCATTTTCGTAATACATAAATCTCGGTTACAGGGAATAAGTAGTTCTCCATATGTTGATTCATATTGTCAATTTTCAATCAAGATGAATGTTCATGTGAGAAAGATGTTGGCTTGA